The [Pantoea] beijingensis genomic sequence ACATAATGAGCTCGAGCACAATGACTACCGTCAGTAAAATCCCCAGCTTGTGATTACAAATCCAGTTAAACATGTCTCCCACCTTAGCTAAGGCGTTGTCTGCTATTGGGGACAATAGACTACACCTTTAGCGTTAAGAAGGTTGTGAATACCTTATCATAATTGGCGGGACACGATTATGGTCGCGGTTAATTTGCTCAGGCTGGACGTGCCACCATTTGGTCGGCATGGCCACCCTTTGAGCATTATTGCTGGAGCAAATCCGGGGCAGGATCACACAACTGCACTAGCCATATGCGTATTGTGTTTAAATCGGTGCCATAACAGCTCTGTTTTATCAACCGTGTTGGCTGAGTTTTGCCCAAAGAATGGTTCTCGTTCCATCCTTCAGAAGTGCTTAAACGACCGTTCGCGTATAATGCATTCGCCACGGGGGGATATTCCCGGTATTGCGTACGTGCGGATTGTTATTGTCAGGAGGCAAAAGTGTTACTTGAACATATCGGAATCATCAATCTATGGACCTATCTCGCAGGGCTGATCGTCATCATCCTCCTCCCTGGGCCCAACTCGCTGTATGTGCTTAAAACAAGTGCGTCGAAAGGTATTAAAGCAGGTTACGTGGCCGCATCAGGCGTTTTTATTGGTGACGCGATACTTATTTTCCTTTCATGGTTGGGGGTAGCTTCGCTCATTAAGGCTTCGCCTTTGCTGTTCACTGCCGTTCGCTTTCTCGGCGCTTTTTATCTGCTTTATCTCGGCATCAAAATTATCTATGTTAATTTTTTCTCCGGAAAAAACCCTGCTACAGCCTCGCTTAATGAACAGGAAAATGTGCTGACAAAAGCCCTGACGCTCAGCCTGACTAATCCCAAAGCAATAGTATTTTATATCTCTTTTTTTGTGCAGTTTATTGATTTCAGCTATTCACACACCGGGCTATCTTATTTAGTGCTTGCCTCAATACTTGAAGTATTTAGCTTCCTTTATCTGAGCACGCTTATTTTTGGTGGTGCCGCTATGGCCAGATTCTTCAAAGCACGTCAGAGTCTTGCTAAAGCAGGCAATGGCTTGGTTGGGCTATTCTTTATGGGGTTTGCCGTAAGGCTAGCTGCGATCTCATCTTAAACATCCTCTGCCGCCCCCATGGAAGGGTCACTACGCAACACATTCCCTGTCGATGTTACGCCTGATCTTTTTAGATGAGACTGGTCAGGTTTTCCACGGGTTCCCAGGCCATCGTCCCATCCGGAAGCCTCTCACTGTTGCCATGATCGCTATACTTCTTGCGCCAGCAGAGCCATGGCTGATGTAATGCAGCTCCAGAACCTGGCTGCGTAATAAAGCCTGCCTGCCGCCAGACTTTTCAGGATGTTTTTTCCAGTATTTATCGCTGCTGCGATGAACCCCGAATACCTGGCAGAGTATGGCTCAGCGAAACAACAGACCGAGAAAGACACTGAAGTTCAAAACACCAAAAGAGATAATTGAAAGGGGTGTTGCGTTGACAGATCGAATCTACAGTAGCCTTCTTTAGTGTGTCGTTTACCGTTTCAACACGTTGTAGCTTTTTCTTCAGCTCGCGTATTTCAATTTGTTCCGGGGCTGGGGGGAGGCTTTTGGCGTTTTACCCTGACGTTCGTCACGCAACGGCTTCACCCATCGCGTCATGGTAGAAAGCCCCACATCCATAGCACTTGGCTGTATCTGCCACGGTGTGGTTCTGGTCAAGGACCCGTTGAGCGGATTCGCGTTTGAACGCTGCGCTGAAATTTCTTCTTTTGGGACGCCTGTGTTGTTCTGAGGTGGGCATATCACCTCTGTTCAGGTGGCCAAATTCAGTAAACTACTACACTTACCTACTATCGATTCTATGACGGGATTGTTATCATAGCGGATTACCCTCTTGTTCCGGTGCGCCCCGGATGTTGACCTGTTTGAAAGGATTACGCCATGCAACCTCTCAGTGGCCCTGGTGCGCCGCTTTCCGGCGATCGTGCAACGGTCTCGTCTTTGCCCGGACAGAAACGTCCAGTTAACGTGGACGATCGGCCACTGACTCCTGCACAACGCACCACTCTTGAACGCCTTATCGTGCGTATAATGTCACTGAGCTCGCTCAAGTCCGTGGAACTTTGGGCAGGATTACGCCATGAGGTAGGTGTCAAAAGTGATGGAGGGTTATTGTCACGTCATTTCCCGGCGGCAGAACATTTTCTTAATACCCGACTTGCTCAGGTGCAAAATAGTCATGCTACGCGCCAGCTTTTTCAGCAGTTAACAGATTTACTGCCGCTGGGGAACAATCGTCAGGCAGTGAGCGATTTTATCCGCCAGCAGTTTGGCCATACGGTACTCAGTTCACTGTCGCAAGATCAGCTGCATCAGGTCTTAACCATGCTACAAAATGGTCAGTTAACTATCCCTCAGCCGCAGCAAACACGCGTTACCGATCGTACGCTACTTCCTGCTGAGCATCACACCCTGAATCAGCAGATTGCCAAACTGGCGGCAGCGACGGACGAACAACCAGCAAATCTGTGGGCATCGCTGCTAAAACTGGTTAGTTTAAAAAGTGGCGATCCCATTCCATTGCGGCATTTCCCGTTGTTAACTCAATATCTACAGGCTCGACAGACGCTGAGCCAGCAAAGCGCTCCGACGTTACGCACGCTGGAAGCCTCGCTGAAGCAACCTCTCGATCGCACTGAACAACTTATGCTGGAGGAGTACAGCCAGCAGCGTTTTCAGGCAACACCGCAGACATTTTTGACCGCAGCACAGTCGCAGGACCTACTGAATCTGCTGTTTACTCGTCGCGCAGAAGAAAAACAGCCCGAGCAACCTCTCCCTGCAAGCGAAATTAAACCGCAGCCTATTGTCCACCCATTAGTTGGCTCACTGCCTTCAGTACTACAGCCGTTTGCTAACCGTCCCGCCTTCACCGCTTTTGCTGTGCTGGTAGTGACAGGCTTGCTGGCTTGGTGGCTTTCTCTGTAGCCTGAATGTGTCACCCGGGCGATGCATGAACCGCCCGGATAGCGCTACTTTAATGCCCCGGAAAGAAATTGCTGTAAGCGCACGCTTTTTGGCGAAGTGAAGACCTCTGCGGGCGGACCTTCCTCTTCAATCTTCCCCTGATGCAGAAAGATAACGTGGTTCGAGACATGTCGAGCAAACTCCATCTCATGGGTAACCACCACCATGGTTTTCCCCTCCTCCGCTAGCTTTTGCATAATACGCAGGACTTCCCCGACCAATTCAGGGTCAAGCGCTGAAGTCGGCTCATCAAACAGCAACACTTCCGGTTCCATTGCCAGCGCCCGCGCAATCGACACGCGTTGCTGCTGCCCGCCGGACAAATGTGCGGGATATTTTGCGCGCGCGCGCGCATCAATCCCGACCTTATCGAGATAACGCACGGCACGCTCACGCGCATCCTGCTTACTCAAGCCCAGAACCTGAATCGGCGCTTCCATCACGTTTTCCAACACCGTCATGTGGCTCCAAAGATTAAAATGCTGAAATACCATGGTCAGGCGCGTACGTAGCATACGCAATTGCTCTTTATTAGAAACCTTAAGCTGACCATCGGTATCACGCACCAGGCTGATCATCTCATTATTCACCGAAATGGTGCCTTCACTCGGCTTTTCGAGGAAGTTAATGCAGCGCAAAAAGGTGCTTTTTCCGGAGCCTGATGAACCAATAATACTGATGACATCGCCAGCATTTGCCTGCAACGAAACGCCCTTCAGCACCTCATGCTCGCCATAACGTTTATGGAGCTCAGTTACGCTTAATTTATTTTCGGCCATAGT encodes the following:
- the flk gene encoding flagella biosynthesis regulator Flk, coding for MQPLSGPGAPLSGDRATVSSLPGQKRPVNVDDRPLTPAQRTTLERLIVRIMSLSSLKSVELWAGLRHEVGVKSDGGLLSRHFPAAEHFLNTRLAQVQNSHATRQLFQQLTDLLPLGNNRQAVSDFIRQQFGHTVLSSLSQDQLHQVLTMLQNGQLTIPQPQQTRVTDRTLLPAEHHTLNQQIAKLAAATDEQPANLWASLLKLVSLKSGDPIPLRHFPLLTQYLQARQTLSQQSAPTLRTLEASLKQPLDRTEQLMLEEYSQQRFQATPQTFLTAAQSQDLLNLLFTRRAEEKQPEQPLPASEIKPQPIVHPLVGSLPSVLQPFANRPAFTAFAVLVVTGLLAWWLSL
- the leuE gene encoding leucine efflux protein LeuE, with the protein product MLLEHIGIINLWTYLAGLIVIILLPGPNSLYVLKTSASKGIKAGYVAASGVFIGDAILIFLSWLGVASLIKASPLLFTAVRFLGAFYLLYLGIKIIYVNFFSGKNPATASLNEQENVLTKALTLSLTNPKAIVFYISFFVQFIDFSYSHTGLSYLVLASILEVFSFLYLSTLIFGGAAMARFFKARQSLAKAGNGLVGLFFMGFAVRLAAISS
- the hisP gene encoding histidine ABC transporter ATP-binding protein HisP — its product is MAENKLSVTELHKRYGEHEVLKGVSLQANAGDVISIIGSSGSGKSTFLRCINFLEKPSEGTISVNNEMISLVRDTDGQLKVSNKEQLRMLRTRLTMVFQHFNLWSHMTVLENVMEAPIQVLGLSKQDARERAVRYLDKVGIDARARAKYPAHLSGGQQQRVSIARALAMEPEVLLFDEPTSALDPELVGEVLRIMQKLAEEGKTMVVVTHEMEFARHVSNHVIFLHQGKIEEEGPPAEVFTSPKSVRLQQFLSGALK